In a genomic window of Sphingomonas koreensis:
- the rpsU gene encoding 30S ribosomal protein S21 — protein sequence MQIIVRDNNVDQALRALKKKLQREGVYREMKLRRHYEKPSEKRARERAAAVRRARKLERKRMERDGGR from the coding sequence ATGCAGATCATCGTTCGCGACAATAACGTCGATCAGGCCCTTCGTGCGCTCAAGAAGAAGCTGCAGCGTGAGGGCGTGTATCGCGAGATGAAGCTGCGCCGTCACTATGAGAAGCCGAGCGAGAAGCGCGCTCGCGAGCGCGCCGCCGCGGTCCGCCGTGCGCGCAAGCTCGAGCGTAAGCGCATGGAGCGCGACGGCGGCCGGTAA